In Trueperaceae bacterium, a genomic segment contains:
- a CDS encoding SDR family NAD(P)-dependent oxidoreductase, with translation MIDMTGKAAIVTGAGGDIGRAAAVKLAEQGAKVLAVDVNDDAVRATVDAVRAAGGTAEGMTADVSDPSQVEAYAQKAMDAFGAIDLFFNNAGIEGPAAPIPDYPFEDFMKVWEVNVGGVFLGLKHVLPKMTSGGAVVNTASVAGLIGSPGLSGYIASKHAVLGLTKTAALEQAAANVRVNAVCPSPIKGRMMESIESNVGATEEDAFKGTIPMGRYGTPDEVANLAVFLLSDEASYLTGSWYTVDGGSTAS, from the coding sequence ATGATCGACATGACCGGCAAAGCCGCCATCGTGACCGGCGCGGGCGGCGACATCGGCCGCGCCGCGGCCGTGAAGCTCGCCGAGCAGGGCGCGAAGGTCCTGGCCGTGGACGTCAACGACGACGCCGTCCGCGCGACCGTGGACGCCGTGCGGGCGGCCGGCGGCACCGCGGAGGGCATGACCGCCGACGTGAGCGACCCGAGCCAGGTGGAGGCGTACGCGCAGAAGGCGATGGACGCGTTCGGTGCGATCGATCTGTTCTTCAACAACGCCGGGATCGAGGGGCCGGCCGCCCCGATCCCCGACTACCCGTTCGAGGACTTCATGAAGGTCTGGGAGGTCAACGTAGGGGGCGTGTTCTTGGGCCTCAAGCACGTCCTGCCGAAGATGACGTCGGGCGGCGCGGTCGTCAACACCGCCAGCGTCGCGGGCCTCATCGGCTCGCCGGGCCTGTCGGGCTACATCGCCTCCAAGCACGCGGTGTTGGGCCTCACGAAGACCGCGGCGCTCGAGCAGGCGGCGGCGAACGTCCGCGTGAACGCCGTCTGCCCCTCGCCGATCAAGGGCCGCATGATGGAGAGCATCGAGAGCAACGTCGGCGCGACCGAGGAGGACGCCTTCAAGGGCACCATCCCGATGGGTCGCTACGGCACGCCGGACGAGGTCGCGAACCTCGCGGTGTTCCTGCTCAGCGACGAAGCGAGCTACCTGACGGGA
- a CDS encoding saccharopine dehydrogenase NADP-binding domain-containing protein, whose product MSDAAHAPTGPHDPSTPPDRTAPHDRDLDLVVWGATGFTGRLVADAVARRAPADLRWTVGGRDAAKLAAVVADLPEGTPAPQAPIVADARDADAMRALATRTRAVVSTVGPYARYGTPLVDAAADAGTDYADLTAEVPWMRRNVDVLHARAGASGARLVHASGFDSVPSDLGVWALQRAALARHGRACREVVHLVGPAAGGVSGGTIQSGLDLLAGSAADPAHRAALRDPDVLAPGGTPSRDPLGPLTPLRHPEVGAWSAPFVMAAANAKVVRRTRFLAGEPWGDVRYLERFAAPTWARAMAVGAATGGAAATLAWGPARRAAARLLPAPGEGPSARTRAGGFFRTTLIGVCPPEGGAPAAEVRAHVAANLDPGYDATARMLAEMGLLFAAGASDAAGGVTTPASVGGDAYLARLAAVGVRVTVADPRSPAPT is encoded by the coding sequence ATGAGCGACGCCGCGCATGCCCCCACCGGCCCGCACGACCCCTCCACGCCCCCCGACCGCACCGCGCCGCACGACCGGGACCTCGACCTCGTCGTCTGGGGCGCGACCGGCTTCACGGGGCGGCTCGTGGCGGACGCCGTCGCGCGGCGCGCGCCCGCCGACCTGCGCTGGACGGTGGGCGGCCGCGACGCAGCCAAGCTCGCCGCCGTCGTCGCGGACCTCCCCGAGGGCACGCCCGCGCCGCAGGCGCCGATCGTGGCGGACGCGCGCGATGCGGACGCCATGCGGGCGCTGGCGACGCGCACGCGGGCGGTGGTGTCCACCGTCGGGCCGTACGCGCGCTACGGCACCCCGCTCGTCGACGCCGCCGCGGACGCCGGCACCGACTACGCCGACCTGACGGCGGAGGTCCCCTGGATGCGGCGGAACGTCGACGTCCTGCACGCGCGCGCCGGGGCGTCGGGCGCCCGCCTCGTGCACGCATCGGGCTTCGACTCCGTCCCGTCCGACCTGGGGGTGTGGGCGCTGCAGCGCGCCGCGCTCGCGCGGCACGGGCGGGCCTGTCGCGAGGTCGTGCACCTGGTGGGGCCGGCGGCGGGCGGCGTGAGCGGCGGGACGATCCAGTCGGGTCTCGACCTGCTCGCGGGCAGCGCGGCCGACCCCGCGCACCGCGCGGCGCTCCGCGATCCCGACGTCCTCGCGCCGGGCGGGACGCCGTCGCGCGACCCGCTGGGTCCCCTCACGCCGCTGCGCCACCCGGAGGTGGGGGCGTGGAGCGCCCCGTTCGTGATGGCCGCCGCGAACGCGAAGGTGGTGCGCCGCACCCGCTTCCTCGCGGGCGAGCCGTGGGGGGACGTGCGCTACCTCGAGCGCTTCGCCGCCCCGACGTGGGCGCGCGCCATGGCGGTCGGGGCGGCGACCGGCGGCGCCGCCGCGACGCTGGCGTGGGGACCGGCGCGGCGGGCCGCGGCGCGGCTCCTGCCGGCGCCGGGCGAGGGCCCGAGCGCCCGGACGCGGGCGGGCGGCTTCTTCCGCACGACGCTGATCGGCGTCTGCCCGCCGGAGGGCGGCGCACCCGCCGCGGAGGTGCGCGCCCACGTCGCGGCGAACCTGGATCCGGGCTACGACGCCACCGCGCGGATGCTGGCGGAGATGGGGCTCCTGTTCGCGGCGGGCGCGAGCGACGCGGCGGGCGGCGTCACGACCCCGGCGTCGGTGGGGGGCGACGCGTACCTCGCCCGCCTCGCCGCGGTCGGGGTGCGCGTCACCGTCGCGGACCCCCGCAGCCCCGCCCCGACCTGA